DNA from Miscanthus floridulus cultivar M001 unplaced genomic scaffold, ASM1932011v1 fs_378_1_2, whole genome shotgun sequence:
aaatccttgtgtcctccaagcacaccatccgagccagacgcgcaaatacaaatttactcgtcggtggtccaaaaacaccgacaattgacgcgccaagtaggggctttttgcatgtctcgatgtccacatcaggcctcggatggctagtcacagcatcagctaggtcccgggcgcACTCGTGCGCTTCgaaaacctagacttcatcgttatGATGGATTGAGTGTTGGTGTAGGTTCCcatcgccgtccaacctctccactttgTCAGCCTCGATGCGATCgtcgaggtgcttgaggagctacaactacatgcaccggaggcccgcacccccgggagcgaccagctccttagGTTCGATTacaggaggctagagcgccagctcggtgccttcctaggatCCCGACCATCCCAGGAGGACCTACGCCGCCTCACCTTTctcgttcaccaatgtcatgacgtagcttgctgtaggagagccgctctcctcaGAATGCCTCATCTAGAGTGCCCCGACAGTGCTCTCGTTCGGTGTGCGCAACACcgtagagaccattggccaccttgtggtgcagcgcacgcccccatcccctacggacgatgagttcatggggatgaccgaatatgtcatggaatctttccatgaccttctggTAGGAGAATCGGAGTCATCCTCCGACTCTGACACCAGTAGGGGGAGCTATCACCCCTTGTGAGAATGTTTTATGACACGTACCCCTGAGGaatacatcaaaagcatccacgagggaggggcCACCCTAGTAgatgacctcgatgatgaggtcaagGAGGATGTAAGGGCCCCTCCTCGCCTAtaggtagagcagctgagggtgcGACACCAAGAGCACgcagaagcatgactctagctcaagcaggaacACATGGGGCTCGAGCaccacggagacggtgggcgtgcgcatgccatggcccacgacatgaactagaggatcatcgaggatgacaaagccctcccacacttcacctaggcaagccagaacattgctaccatggtggccttgctccagGGGCTTCCAGAGCCCGCGACACCCGAGGATCACCAGGCCCATCACGAGATTTGCATGCTACTCAAGCAtgcggcggtgcagcaggccgggAGCTTGTTGTCCTAATGATGTGAGCTCAACGCCAGCCAGTGCGTGCCCCTAGAGCGACCCGACAGGGACATGTCAGTCCACCAAGCGTAGTGAGGCGACAGGCAACGTGCCTCGGCTctggtgcatgagcatcttggCCTCCACCATGACGCGCGCAACACCTTGGATGCCCACAGGCGTGCCCATagcgatgagagggaggaggctagccacagctaccaccctcgtcatgcCAGACGCTACGACAATGGTAAGGACTGAAGCCTAAGCCTTGACTTGTcgagacctcaggcctttggccgacacatcctcaacgtcgtctTCTCACCGTAGTACCGACTGTagaccaacatcctgaaatactctggggaaacaaaccccagactatggctcgaggattatagGCTTGCTTGCTAAGCTAGTGGAGcagatagtgacaatttcattatccgcaatcttccattgttcctggccgattcggcatgagcgtggttggaacaccttccgcccaaccgaatccaaagttgggaggacctaaaagagatctttgtgggaaacttttagggcacatacgtgcatcctgggaacccatgggatctacaaaactaccgatagaagttCGGGGAAACTCTTCGTGGTTACATCCGAAGCTTCGCCCGGTAGTGCCATGAACTGCCCAACGTCCCCAACaccgatgtcataggagctttcctatccaggaccacctgcgagtccctagttcacaagctaggacataagggcccatgaaccaccaaggagctcctcgacatcgccacctgccatgccttgggcgaggaggtggtcggggcaatttttgaccgcctcaaaggcaaggcaaagtgggacgaggacatcggtgaaggcgcctccaaccttcccaacaagaagaagaacaaaaagtggagcaagggctcgctcatggccactgccGACCGCAAGGGGGTTAGAAGCATGCTGAGGGTACCCTGGACCACTTCAAAAAGCTACTCAAAGggtcatgcccaaaccatgctttttGGCGCTGGAtcctcatgaagcagttcttatctagaggctccaacaaggaagagcataggaaggagcccaagctagCCACAAACGACACCAAGGGAAGGACAATAGATTTTTGGCGCTGGATGGATGCCTTATTATCTTTGGAGGGTCGTCGGCCTATGACTCTAGGCACTACCACCATGAGGTCTATATGGCCAAGCCGGCCAcaccttccttcctccgatggtcggagtccaccataacctttgatcaaacTGACCACCCAAAAAGTGTCTCGTAGCTAGGAAGATACCCGCTCGTTGTTGACCTGATCATCGGCACGAAGTGGcacaccaaggtgctgatggatggaggcagcggcctcaacatcatgtacgctaaaatgctcgatgccatgggcatcgaccaatCGTGCATCCGGCCGACTAGGGCCCCTTTCCACTACATCAAgcctggaaagcaggccatgccacttgggcagatcgagcTGCCCGTCACCTTCATGAatccgaccaattataggatggagacccttaccttcaaggtggtcgggttccacaggtccgaccatgccatcctaggatgtccatgctacgtgaagttcatggtcatccccaactacacctatctgaggTTGAAGATGCTGGGTCCATATGGGGCCATCACCATGGGCACCTTCTTCCAGCGTGGCTACAAGTACGAGGTTGAGTGCTGTGAACACGCCGTGACAATTgtcacctccaaagagcttgctgCCATCAggtaggaggtcatcgaagaagcacccAACTACAAGTGGTTGGCCAGGTCTTTTGAGCCTCttggaggtcctcatagaccctagtggctctaagggcaaagtggtgcacatcagcaccacgctttcctttgaataggaaagcgcactcgtagacttcctccacgccaatagagacatctttgcgtggagaccctcagacatgccagacatttcgagagaagtcaccgagcacaccttgaagatcaggccaagctccaagccggtgaaacagcaCCTACATCACTTCAACGAGGAAAAATGCAAGGCCATTGgtgaggagattgtgaagcttttggtggctaggttcatcaaggaagtataccaccctgagtggttagccaatcctgttcttatacaaaaaaagagtgagaaatggagaatgtgtgttgactacatgggtctcaacaaagcatgtctaaaggatccatttcctttgccatgcatagaccaagtaggcgactcgacctcagggtgagaaaccctttgcttccttgatatgtactctaggtaccatcaaatggtgatgaaagagtccgatcagctcatgacatctttcatcaccccgttcaaATCATTCTGATACGTCACAATGTTGTTCGGTCTGAAAAAACGTGGGGGCTATGtatcagcgttgtatgctcaagtgtctcagtgacctcatcgggcaaaccattgaggcctacgtagacgacatcatggtcaagtccaaatagtcTGACCAGGTCGTAGCCggcctagagcagaccttcacgaaactctaagcaaacgacatcaaactcaaccccgagaaatgtgtttttagggtcccgaggggtatgctgctaggttttatcTTCTCCACGCGTGACATCGACGCCAACCCAGAGAAtatctcagccatcatgaggatgggcccgattcagaacataaaggggttac
Protein-coding regions in this window:
- the LOC136531604 gene encoding uncharacterized protein, coding for MDGGSGLNIMYAKMLDAMGIDQSCIRPTRAPFHYIKPGKQAMPLGQIELPVTFMNPTNYRMETLTFKVVGFHRSDHAILGCPCYVKFMVIPNYTYLRLKMLGPYGAITMGTFFQRGYKYEVECCEHAVTIVTSKELAAIR